The Coffea arabica cultivar ET-39 chromosome 2c, Coffea Arabica ET-39 HiFi, whole genome shotgun sequence genome includes the window ATATTGGACACGAGAACGCACGCTTCTTCGCCTCGTTCAACAGTCAAAATCCAGGGATTCAGTTCGCCCCCCTTGCTCTTTTTAACTCCACGCCTTCGATTCCTGATCTCGTGTTGAGTAAAGCATTTCAAGTAAATCAAAGTATCATTGAGCTCATTAAGTCTAGGTTTGCAACTGTGTCGACTGTGTCGACCGTGCTTAAGTCAGCTTACTAACATCCTATTCCAGGGTGTTGTTCATTATAGTTGGcatattaaataataaaatctTCTATATTATCGTTTAATTGTATTTTGGTCAagttaatttttagtagttttattGGCGTCAAATTAGGATAGTTTTACTATTTAGAAactagtattgtattaagtaATTTCCTATGCTTGTCAGTAGTCA containing:
- the LOC113724244 gene encoding germin-like protein 3-5 encodes the protein MNRVVLKPGGLNAPHVHPRAAELALVMDGKLFVGFVTTGNVFYWKIVTSGELFVIPPGLVHFQLNIGHENARFFASFNSQNPGIQFAPLALFNSTPSIPDLVLSKAFQVNQSIIELIKSRFATVSTVSTVLKSAY